One stretch of Janibacter limosus DNA includes these proteins:
- a CDS encoding nicotinate phosphoribosyltransferase: MLQAALHSGAASRRCVFETFARRLPSGRRYGVLAGVGRVLDAIEDFRFGDAELEHLRTHDVVDAMTLDFLADYRFDGDVWGYAEGETYFPYSPVLVVESDFAHGVILETVVLSILNHDSAVASAASRMTGAAGTRPVIEMGSRRTHDGAAVAAARAAYIAGFSSTSNLEAGRRYGVPTGGTAAHAFTLLHESEREAFEAQIASLGTGTTLLVDTYDVTEGVNTAIEVGGTSLGGVRLDSGDLVVQASEVREQLDGLGATETKIVVTSDLDEYAIAALAAAPVDTYGVGTRVVTGSGHPTASMVYKLVAREDDAGTMIGVAKKSKDKISIGGRKYALRRRNPLGVVEAEVLGIGEQPVGDADDRDLLVRLVADGQVVGGEHATLEAGRARHDASVAELPRSAHQLSQGQPAVETIFLTETP; the protein is encoded by the coding sequence ATGCTCCAGGCCGCCCTCCACAGCGGCGCCGCATCGCGTCGGTGCGTCTTCGAGACCTTTGCCCGGCGACTGCCGTCCGGCCGGCGCTACGGCGTCCTCGCGGGGGTCGGGCGGGTGCTCGACGCCATCGAGGACTTCCGCTTCGGCGACGCGGAGCTGGAGCACCTGCGCACGCACGATGTGGTCGACGCCATGACGCTGGACTTCCTCGCCGACTACCGCTTCGACGGGGACGTGTGGGGCTATGCCGAGGGTGAGACCTACTTCCCCTACTCCCCCGTGCTCGTCGTCGAGTCCGACTTCGCGCACGGAGTGATCCTCGAGACCGTCGTCCTGTCGATCCTCAACCACGACTCCGCGGTCGCCTCGGCGGCCTCACGGATGACCGGCGCGGCCGGGACGCGGCCGGTCATCGAGATGGGCAGCCGGCGCACCCACGACGGTGCAGCGGTGGCGGCGGCCCGGGCGGCGTACATCGCCGGCTTCTCCTCCACCTCCAACCTCGAGGCGGGGCGGCGCTACGGCGTGCCCACGGGCGGGACCGCGGCGCATGCCTTCACCCTGCTCCACGAGAGCGAGCGCGAGGCCTTCGAGGCGCAGATCGCCTCCCTCGGCACCGGCACCACGCTGCTCGTGGACACCTACGACGTGACCGAAGGGGTGAACACCGCCATCGAGGTCGGCGGCACCTCCCTCGGTGGGGTGCGTCTCGACTCGGGGGACCTCGTGGTCCAGGCGAGCGAGGTCCGCGAGCAGCTCGACGGGCTGGGCGCGACCGAGACCAAGATCGTCGTCACCTCCGACCTCGACGAGTACGCGATCGCCGCGCTGGCTGCGGCGCCGGTCGACACCTATGGCGTCGGGACCCGCGTGGTCACCGGCTCCGGCCACCCGACGGCCTCGATGGTCTACAAGCTCGTCGCCCGTGAGGACGACGCCGGCACGATGATCGGGGTCGCCAAGAAGAGCAAGGACAAGATCTCGATCGGTGGGCGCAAGTACGCGCTGCGGCGGCGCAACCCGCTGGGTGTCGTCGAGGCCGAGGTCCTGGGCATCGGCGAGCAGCCGGTCGGCGACGCCGACGACCGCGACCTGCTCGTGCGACTCGTGGCCGACGGCCAGGTCGTGGGGGGTGAGCACGCGACGCTCGAGGCCGGGCGGGCCCGACACGATGCCTCGGTCGCCGAGCTGCCGCGCTCCGCGCACCAGCTGAGCCAGGGACAGCCGGCGGTCGAGACGATCTTCCTCACCGAGACCCCCTGA
- the clpS gene encoding ATP-dependent Clp protease adapter ClpS, which produces MSIAPAEQQTSEPDVVEAVDTPWITLVWNDPVNLMSYVTWVFQTHFGYPKQHAERLMMDVHLKGRAVVAHGPKEQMEADTEALQGYGLWATFQKDV; this is translated from the coding sequence GTGTCCATCGCCCCAGCCGAGCAGCAGACGAGCGAGCCCGACGTCGTCGAGGCCGTCGACACCCCGTGGATCACCTTGGTGTGGAACGACCCGGTCAACCTCATGTCCTACGTGACCTGGGTCTTCCAGACGCACTTCGGCTATCCCAAGCAGCACGCCGAAAGACTGATGATGGACGTCCACCTCAAGGGGCGCGCCGTCGTGGCGCACGGGCCCAAGGAGCAGATGGAAGCCGACACCGAGGCGTTGCAGGGCTACGGCCTGTGGGCGACCTTCCAGAAGGACGTCTGA
- a CDS encoding DUF2017 family protein: protein MAHAFTADGEELVATMDEDERAVVVGLCLQVMDLVAPASTTTKGEHADPFEAIVAGLGDLATDTEEGAAGLEVPDRAFGLDHDRDPALDRLFPTGNREDEQEAAEFRRFTEQGLRQRKHQGLATTVRTLEAASDDRWVVTRTQAPAVLVALTDIRLVMGERLGLRTDEDATRLEELIETLDADDPAVFALSIYDFLTRLQESLTQALVGDDE from the coding sequence ATGGCGCACGCCTTCACCGCCGACGGCGAGGAGCTCGTCGCGACCATGGACGAGGACGAGCGAGCCGTCGTGGTCGGGCTGTGCCTGCAGGTCATGGACTTGGTCGCTCCCGCCAGCACCACGACGAAGGGGGAGCACGCCGACCCCTTCGAGGCGATCGTGGCCGGGCTGGGTGACCTCGCGACGGACACCGAGGAGGGCGCGGCGGGCCTCGAGGTGCCCGACCGGGCCTTCGGCCTCGACCACGACCGCGACCCGGCGCTTGACCGGCTCTTCCCGACCGGCAACCGCGAGGACGAGCAGGAGGCGGCGGAGTTCCGCCGCTTCACCGAGCAGGGACTGCGCCAGCGCAAGCACCAGGGGCTGGCGACGACCGTGCGCACCCTCGAAGCGGCCAGCGACGACCGGTGGGTCGTCACGCGGACGCAGGCCCCGGCCGTGCTCGTCGCGCTCACCGACATCCGGCTCGTCATGGGTGAGCGGCTCGGGCTGCGCACAGACGAGGACGCGACCCGGCTCGAGGAGCTCATCGAGACCCTCGACGCGGACGACCCCGCGGTCTTCGCGCTGAGCATCTACGACTTCCTCACCCGGCTGCAGGAGTCGCTGACCCAGGCACTCGTCGGGGACGACGAGTGA
- the murI gene encoding glutamate racemase, which produces MSAPAADQPIGIFDSGLGGLTVARAVLDQLPHESVAYLGDTARAPYGPRPIAQTRAYALECLDRLVDHGVKLLVIACNTASAAVLHDARERYDVPVVEVIRPAVRRAVLATRNHRVGVISTTGTHRSRAYLDAFAAAPQTQVISQPCPRFVELVEAGTTSGPEVLEVARGYLAPLRQAEVDTLVLGCTHYPLLTGALSYVMGEGVTLVSSAEETAKDVYRVLADLDLLRPETLPDPTHGFTTTGDPELFRSLARRFLGPEVADVFATLGEER; this is translated from the coding sequence GTGAGCGCGCCGGCAGCGGACCAGCCGATCGGCATCTTCGACTCAGGGCTCGGCGGCCTGACCGTCGCCCGCGCCGTGCTCGACCAGCTGCCCCACGAGTCCGTCGCCTATCTCGGCGACACGGCGCGAGCGCCCTACGGCCCCAGACCGATCGCGCAGACTCGTGCGTACGCGCTCGAGTGCCTGGACCGCCTTGTCGACCACGGTGTCAAGCTCCTCGTCATCGCCTGCAACACGGCCAGTGCGGCGGTGCTCCACGACGCGCGCGAGCGCTACGACGTGCCGGTCGTCGAGGTCATCCGGCCGGCCGTGCGCCGGGCCGTCCTGGCCACCCGCAACCACCGCGTCGGCGTGATCTCGACGACGGGTACGCACCGCTCACGGGCCTACCTGGACGCCTTCGCGGCCGCCCCGCAGACCCAGGTCATCTCCCAGCCCTGCCCGCGGTTCGTGGAGCTCGTCGAGGCCGGGACGACGTCCGGCCCGGAGGTGCTCGAGGTCGCGCGGGGCTACCTCGCCCCCCTTCGGCAGGCGGAGGTGGACACTCTCGTGCTCGGGTGCACCCACTACCCGCTGCTCACCGGCGCGCTCTCCTACGTCATGGGCGAAGGTGTCACGCTCGTCTCATCGGCCGAGGAGACCGCCAAGGACGTCTACCGTGTCCTTGCGGACCTCGACCTGCTGCGCCCCGAGACCCTCCCGGACCCCACCCACGGGTTCACGACCACGGGAGACCCGGAGCTCTTCCGGTCGCTGGCCCGCCGCTTCCTCGGACCCGAGGTCGCGGATGTCTTCGCCACCTTGGGAGAAGAGCGTTGA
- a CDS encoding MBL fold metallo-hydrolase, with amino-acid sequence MRLTVVGCSGSFAGPDSPASCYLVTAEHEGRTWRLVVDLGNGALGALQRHIDLADIDAVLISHLHPDHCIDLTGLYVTRTYRPQGALTERLPVYAPAGAGERLAAAYEGIDEGGMTGVLDFRRISTSVPTHIGPFVVRTFLVDHPVEAYGFRVEADGSVLAYSGDTDACDALGPLFAGADLVLADSAFVEGRDEVRGVHLTGRRAAEAALAAGGVGRLMLTHIPAWNDPEVCRAQAAEVWPGEVELARPDTTYEV; translated from the coding sequence TTGAGGCTCACCGTCGTCGGTTGTTCCGGCTCCTTCGCAGGACCGGACTCACCCGCCTCGTGCTACCTCGTGACCGCCGAGCACGAGGGCCGTACCTGGCGCCTCGTCGTCGACCTGGGCAACGGCGCGCTCGGCGCGCTGCAGCGACACATCGACCTCGCCGACATCGACGCGGTCCTGATCAGCCACCTGCACCCCGACCACTGCATCGACCTGACCGGTCTGTACGTCACCCGCACCTACCGACCTCAGGGCGCACTCACCGAGCGGCTCCCGGTCTACGCCCCGGCCGGGGCCGGGGAGCGCCTCGCGGCGGCCTACGAGGGGATCGACGAAGGGGGGATGACCGGCGTCCTCGACTTCCGCCGGATCTCCACGAGCGTGCCGACGCACATCGGCCCCTTCGTCGTGCGCACCTTCCTCGTCGACCACCCTGTGGAGGCCTACGGGTTCCGGGTCGAGGCCGACGGCTCGGTCCTCGCCTACAGCGGCGACACCGATGCCTGCGACGCCCTCGGTCCGCTCTTCGCCGGCGCCGACCTCGTGCTCGCCGACTCGGCCTTCGTCGAGGGGCGTGACGAGGTGCGCGGTGTCCACCTCACGGGGCGACGTGCTGCAGAGGCCGCGCTGGCTGCCGGCGGGGTCGGGCGCCTGATGCTCACGCACATCCCGGCATGGAACGACCCGGAGGTTTGCCGGGCGCAGGCGGCCGAGGTCTGGCCCGGTGAGGTCGAGCTGGCCCGTCCGGACACGACCTACGAGGTGTGA
- a CDS encoding HAD family hydrolase, with product MTRPAICFDLDGTLVDSLPDIIGSIAASLVEHGLADPGDAPIRSLVGLPLEDMFTELAPGSDVSALSGSYRRIYPTRFTQSSHVFGDTVEVLESLRAKGYLLAVTTTKRTPIARDLVAALGLTDHLDLVQGTDDFPAKPSPEVIHRALAELGAQGTWMVGDTTHDIKAGRAADLSTYAVCRPGATHDRERLVTASPHHLEESLLPLLDLV from the coding sequence GTGACTCGACCCGCCATCTGCTTCGACCTCGACGGTACGCTCGTCGACTCCCTCCCCGACATCATCGGCAGCATCGCCGCCTCCCTGGTGGAGCACGGCCTGGCCGACCCGGGCGACGCCCCGATCCGGAGCCTGGTCGGTCTGCCTCTCGAAGACATGTTCACCGAGCTGGCGCCGGGCAGCGACGTCTCAGCCCTCAGCGGGTCCTACCGACGCATCTACCCCACGCGGTTCACCCAGAGCTCACATGTCTTCGGCGACACGGTCGAGGTGCTCGAGTCGCTGCGGGCCAAGGGGTACCTGCTGGCGGTGACGACGACGAAGCGCACCCCGATAGCCCGCGACCTCGTGGCAGCCCTCGGGCTGACTGACCACCTCGACCTCGTCCAGGGCACTGATGACTTCCCCGCCAAGCCGTCGCCGGAGGTCATCCACCGGGCCCTCGCGGAGCTCGGCGCCCAAGGGACCTGGATGGTCGGCGACACGACCCATGACATCAAGGCCGGGAGGGCAGCCGACCTGTCGACCTACGCCGTCTGTCGGCCGGGTGCCACCCACGACCGCGAGCGGCTCGTGACGGCCTCCCCCCACCACCTGGAGGAGAGCCTGCTCCCGCTGCTCGACCTCGTCTGA
- a CDS encoding S66 family peptidase, whose amino-acid sequence MDARLPAPLRPGDTIAITAPSSVVAQALWPRLDAAIAYLRRRGFEVLEGVCLRDDADHHVSASREARADELMALLVDPDIAAVVPPWGGETGIDVLPYLDFDLLAECEPCWYVGFSDITTTMLPLTLRSGWATLHGQNLMDTPYAPASGLLHWLDVAMSEGGELTQTAATHRRAEGWDDYVADPQVDELTLTDPTRWSLLGGGTASFAGPLVGGCIEVLSPLVGTPFAAVPAWAAEQSQPPIVLLEAAEGNAFEIARDLHGMRLAGWFDRCSGVLVGRTPAPDAPTLTQHDAVRDALGDLDVPVVLDVDFGHQQPMMPLVLGAPARVDVGPDGQRITQDLGRS is encoded by the coding sequence ATGGACGCGCGACTGCCCGCCCCCCTTCGTCCCGGTGACACGATCGCCATCACCGCACCGAGCAGCGTTGTCGCCCAAGCACTCTGGCCCCGCCTCGACGCCGCGATCGCGTACCTGCGGCGTCGCGGCTTCGAGGTGCTCGAGGGGGTCTGCCTGCGTGACGACGCCGACCACCATGTCAGTGCCTCGCGGGAGGCCCGCGCCGACGAGCTGATGGCCCTGCTCGTCGACCCGGACATCGCCGCAGTCGTGCCGCCGTGGGGTGGCGAGACCGGCATCGACGTGCTGCCGTACCTCGACTTCGACCTGCTCGCCGAGTGCGAGCCCTGCTGGTACGTGGGCTTCTCCGACATCACGACCACGATGCTGCCGCTGACCCTGCGCTCCGGGTGGGCGACGCTCCACGGGCAGAACCTCATGGACACGCCCTATGCGCCCGCGTCCGGCCTGCTCCACTGGCTCGACGTCGCCATGAGCGAAGGGGGTGAGCTCACCCAGACCGCTGCGACGCACCGGCGTGCGGAGGGCTGGGACGACTACGTCGCCGACCCGCAGGTCGACGAGCTCACGCTCACGGACCCGACCCGCTGGTCGCTCCTCGGGGGCGGGACGGCTTCCTTCGCCGGCCCGCTCGTCGGTGGGTGCATCGAGGTGCTCTCGCCGCTGGTCGGCACCCCCTTCGCCGCCGTGCCCGCGTGGGCCGCCGAGCAGTCGCAGCCGCCGATCGTCCTGCTCGAGGCCGCGGAGGGCAATGCCTTCGAGATCGCGCGGGACCTGCACGGGATGCGGCTCGCGGGGTGGTTCGACCGGTGCTCAGGAGTGCTCGTCGGCCGTACGCCCGCACCGGACGCCCCCACCCTCACCCAGCACGACGCGGTGCGCGACGCCCTCGGAGACCTCGACGTGCCGGTCGTGCTCGACGTCGACTTCGGCCACCAGCAGCCGATGATGCCGCTCGTGCTGGGCGCTCCGGCCCGGGTCGACGTCGGACCGGACGGTCAGCGGATCACGCAGGACCTGGGGCGATCCTGA
- a CDS encoding alpha/beta hydrolase family protein has protein sequence MDQHSEITLPDGGTTALHVARADGPTPFVLVLPAMGVPAGYYGPFVDELARHGVTAGVADYPGQGGAHPLAGRGRDLGYTELAHEWLPAVVGSVREGHDGPVVALGHSLGGHVLAAHLAGDQPAVDAVVLIGSGSTHWRSQHGLKTLTQTQLIGTLSRVLGYWPGARFGFGGTQPMTLMREWAAFARTGRLAPRGQDVATGLRARRLPMLVVDLDNDTLAPPAAVDALVALFASADVERFTFTKAAGDPGKPVNHYSFARSPEIIGERIARWVLDRVRIAPGPA, from the coding sequence GTGGACCAGCACAGCGAGATCACCCTGCCCGACGGCGGCACCACCGCCCTGCACGTCGCCCGGGCCGACGGGCCGACCCCCTTCGTCCTCGTGCTGCCCGCCATGGGCGTGCCGGCGGGCTACTACGGGCCCTTCGTCGACGAGCTCGCGCGCCACGGGGTGACGGCGGGCGTCGCCGACTACCCGGGCCAGGGTGGGGCACATCCGCTCGCCGGTCGCGGTCGGGACCTCGGCTACACGGAGCTGGCCCACGAGTGGCTGCCGGCCGTCGTGGGGTCCGTGCGCGAAGGGCACGACGGCCCGGTCGTCGCGCTCGGCCACTCCCTCGGTGGCCACGTCCTCGCCGCTCACCTGGCGGGCGACCAGCCGGCCGTCGACGCCGTCGTGCTCATCGGGTCGGGGAGCACCCACTGGCGGTCCCAGCACGGGCTCAAGACGCTGACCCAGACCCAGCTCATCGGGACGCTCTCGCGCGTCCTGGGGTACTGGCCGGGCGCGCGGTTCGGCTTCGGCGGCACCCAGCCGATGACGCTCATGCGGGAGTGGGCGGCCTTCGCCCGCACCGGTCGGCTGGCTCCTCGTGGCCAGGACGTGGCGACCGGCCTGCGTGCTCGACGGCTCCCGATGCTCGTCGTCGACCTCGACAACGACACCCTTGCTCCCCCGGCCGCCGTCGACGCGCTCGTCGCGCTCTTCGCCAGCGCCGACGTGGAGAGGTTCACCTTCACCAAGGCCGCGGGCGACCCCGGCAAGCCGGTCAACCACTACTCCTTCGCCCGGTCCCCCGAGATCATCGGCGAGCGCATCGCACGTTGGGTGCTCGATCGGGTCAGGATCGCCCCAGGTCCTGCGTGA